DNA from Desulfatiglans sp.:
TGTGCCACTCTGTTTCGTTAAGTATGCGCCAGGAGAGTGTCTTCCTGTCTGTAACCCTGTATTCCCAAACCGGGCCGTTGTTATCATATCGCAGGATTAAATTCTTACCTGCAAGTATATCAGTAAGAGGCAGGGCATTCTCGGACATTGATCCGGCTGCCTTTTCCTTTGGCATGTCAGGGTCCCATTTAAATGACTCTGTCCGTTTTTCAGCAGCCAGGTGCATCTCTTCCTCGCTTATAGAAACAATATCTCTTCCCGGGCGATATACTAATCTCTGACCTTTTGTCTTTTTCTCCTGATCAAGCCCCATACCCAGTTTGATTACCCTACCGTCTTCATCAAAAGGCTCAAGTCTTGAAAGATGCCCAACTGTTTTTCCTTTTCCTCTGAACAAGTAATATTCCAGCTCGTCCTTTTCATTAAACCCGAGCCTCACGCCGATCTGTTCTTCTGTAAGCTGATCAACCATGTAGAGGGTCATGATCCCTGAAAATTCACATTCTGTACGATCATAGATAAATATATTGTCATCAACGAGTATATAATCCGAAGGGCTGCTGAATCCAAGGTTATCACTGTGCCGGGTCAATTCCACAAAGGTGGATGAGACAACAGAAGGATAAAAATCAAGGGTCTCAATACCTGTGTCCTGCCTCCAGTACATGCCTTTCCCCTGTATCCTGTTTGTGGTGTGATGGCGCTTTTCAGGAGGGGTCTGCCCGGGCACATCAATATAACCGAAGTATATCTCACGCTGGAGCTCCCTGTTATCCAGCTCCTGCCCCTGGCTCTCCTTCCCGCCGCAGAACCACACCTCAAACAGAGTGACCAGATTGGTTTTTAGATCAAGAAAGAGATTGTAGCCCTTTAAGGTGTCAGGAACCATGTAAGATAAGAAGACCATATGCTTCAAATCAAGTAAACCATAATGAGCGCTAATTGATGACCCGCCATTTTCAGAGAAGATAAGTGTGCTGTTATCTTTAAAGCTATAACTCAGTGCAGGACCATTGTCGGTTATTATCTTAAGAGATTTTCCTGCAAGGGTATCTGAAAGGTCTGATACACATTTTGGGCCTGAGACAGATTGTTCAAGTTTATTTGCAATCTGTTCTCTGGTAAGTTTGGAATATCTGAAACGATGCATTGGTGTGTTCATGTTCATGGCTCCTATTAATATCCTACCATGCCGGATTTTTAGTCGGCCCCATCCATTTCTCAACACCCTCGTTATATATGACTCGTTTACTGAAAAGCCACTGGCCATTCACCTTTACCATTTCATCCTCATAATGGCCATAACCATCAAATACGGCCTTCTTTTCAGGGTTGTCATTGCTGTAATGGAACCAGTAAGACCTTCCATACGCCTTTTCGCCTTCAACCTTGATCACAATATTGGTGATGTTATGACGCCCTGTAGCAGTACTGGCCGAATGATCGAAAACAGCCCTGGACTCTTCAATAGCCTTACGAATAGCGTCACGTCCCTTGACCTTGTACTCTACAATATCCAGCTCCCCATCTTCAGTGAAGGTCGATACATATGTGTCAAGGTCAAAAAAATCCAAAGCAAAGAGATAACGCGCCTGAAGGTCTTCTATCTGTGCACGGTCTTCAGCATAGCTCACGGTTTTAGTATCTTTCTGATTGCATGCAATGATGAACATCAGTGAAAGGGCAATAGCTGTGATTATCAGTAAATTAAATTTTTTCATTTTATTAATCTCCTTTGATAATAATGAGAAGGGTTCAAGGGAAGGCTTTTTGTTCTTTACACTAGAACCCTGGACCCCTTGAACCCTTGAACCCTGCTTTTAATTACTCCCACCCTGTCTTTGTGCCATATGGCAGTACAAGCCCTGTTGCCTCTATATCGTAGATCTTTCCTTTTTTGATCTTGAAGAAGTGGATAGCAGGCATATTAAATGTGCCCTGAAATGCAGGCACTGTATCCACGCCTGGTATTCCCTTTAGCTTCATCTCCTTAAGCTTGCTGTCATGGTAGAGGTTTGAAAAACCGACAGCCAGACCCTTCTGCTCGTCAATAACAAGGAGGCGGCGGTTTCTGATTTCACTTATATAACCCCACACGCCTGCTGTGATCTGCCCTTCACATGTATTGGGTGCAAGTGAAAGGGCCTTGCCCAGTTTCATCATCTCGGGGTCAACACCCTCGGGTGGGGCAAAATCCCTTGGCGCCTCTTTTGGGCCACCTACGGATATACCCCCGTTTTCGCGGCGCTGACATTCAAGGGCATATGGGGCAAGGGTACCATCTTCGCCAGTAAGTGAATCATAATAGGCAAGCCCTATATCGAACATCAGATTACGTGGTGTTCTATCTTCAGGTTTAATGTCTTCCACAAGTCCGGGCCGTGGTTTTTGCAAATTATTAATGGTGATTTCATTGCTTTTTACCACATGGTGTTCAGCCTCTGAGATCTTACCGCGGCGAATGGCCAGACGCACGCCAAGCAGGATATCCTCATTTTTATTTTCCTTCATCATGACAAGGGCAACCACCTGCTGGTTTACCGGGTCCGCTGCATATACCTGGAATTCAGAAGGGCCTCCGGATGCTGTTTCCCACAGTCCATACCCCACGGGTATTTCAGCGGTATTCTGGGTATACTTTACATACTGGTCAAATGGGACTGCCGAAGGATTATGGGCAACCAGGGCAGCCAGATAGTCCTTCATCATTTTTACAAGGCACTCACGATCGCAATGCCCGGAAGTATAGGCAAAGGATGTAGTGGAAAATAAAAAAACAATTGCTGCGAATATTCCAATTTTGACTATTTTCATTTCAATGACCTCCTATCTCACACTCTGTATACTATCAGATATACCCTGTTCATATGTACTCCAACCTGCATTCATACCATAGGGGCACCTGTGAAAGATCGCCTCAATCCTTCGGATATTGCCTTTTTCTATCTTGAACAGTTCTGCAAGCTGCCATGTCCAGTTAATATTGTCATGGTCAAAAAAGGCAAAGGCAAATGCTATGCCCCTCTCCTGATCCACTGCTACAAATCTGCGGTCCCTGACACGTGTAATGAAACCCATTTTCCCTGCCTCAAACTGCTCTTTGCAACCCCAGTTCGTTGAGTACACGGTGGCTGTCTTTGGGTCAGGTCGTGTCTGGCCCTCAGGCACAGGTACATTGGTGGCAGCCACGCCGTTTTCAATTCGGTGGCAGTCATCTGTAAAGGGATAATAGCCTTTGCCGTGATCATTCTTCTGAAGCCCTGAAAAATAATAGTTGGCGGTTATAATCAGATCTTCCCTGGATGCGCGCTCCTTCACAGGTATAGGGTCAGTAAATATCTTATGGGGCGCACCCATCTTTTCTACCAGTTCGCCGACTGTGGCCTTTCCAGTAAGACCCATGGTGTCACTGGCAGGGCGAACAACAATCTGTTCTGCCTCTGTTATCAGTTTATTGACTATCTTGAGCCTTATTGCCAGCCCAACAGGCTGATCTTCTCCATTTGCATTACCCCCGCCTTCATATGCCGTGCCCAGAAAGGCTACCTGCTGGGTCTCTATATCAGGGACATAGAATTTATAATTACCCTTTTTTGACATGGTTACCCAGAGCCCTTCGTTACCTAATGGGAGCCTGACCCCGTTCTCTGTAAATTTACAGTCCCTTGAAAAAAGATCGAGGGTTGGATTGTTGTCATTCATTGCATCCATGTACCTCTCTATATAACCCTCAAGACATTTACGGTCGCATGAACTGCCGGCCCCCTGTGCGTATACAACCGGAACCAAAAATAAAATTAACATAATAATAAAAACTCTGACTCGCATACTATTCCTCCTTTTAGTTGTTTATTTTGTGCACACAAAACTGTCTGCATTGTTTGTATCTCCTCCCCTGTAACGCGCAACAAGAGGATAGGGGCACAGGGGTCTTGTGACACCCGGAAATGTCTTGCCTGTTGCAATGATTCTATCAGGTGCGCGGCCATCTTCCACCCATGCCATGATTGCATCGAGCATATCAAACCTGTCAGTCGCCTTTCCGCCGTCACAGTGACACATGCCGGGTATAAAAAAGAGGCGAACAGAATCCATGATAGCATCGCCATTAACCATGATTGCCTCATCATACCAGTTTGCAAGCACGCTTGAGGCCATACCCTGATCTGAAAGCCCGTTATAGACGATCATTTTTCCATGACGCGCAAAGGTCGACAAAAATGTTGAATCTGCATCACTCATTGCCCCTGTATGGCGTGTACGCGCCACATCCCTGTCAAAATCAAAATCAAGCGGATCAAGGTCAGGTTCAGGAGGCGTCAGTTGATAATATTTCATATTCTCTAATCCCAGTGTTGCATCGGCCGCATCCCATTCTCCTGTTCCGGATGAGCCAAAGTGCATGGCACGCCAGATGGGGTCGGCAATACCGGTATCATAATTATAAGCACCATATAGCTGTTCCCCTTTGCCTGTTCGAGGGCCGGAATAAATATCACGCAGGGCCTCTACCTGCGCACTGGAAAGACATTTGTCTGTTTTATCTACTTTACAGGTCAAGACACCGAGGTCATAATCACAGGCCTGCCAGTCATTAATTATACCGTCAGCAAGGCCATCCAGGGCATCACAATGTTTAAGCACACTGTCAGCTACCAGACGCAGATCATCATCTGAAAATGCACGCGATATAATCGGGCGACCCTTTTCATCCTTTGGTGAGATGCGGGCCGCAACCTGAAGGTTCCACATCTGATCAACCGCTATCCTGGAAAATCTAATGGAAGGATCACCTGCCACAATACCGTCAAAATAGAGGGGGAAACGCTGTGAGGCCATCAGGCCCTGGCGTCCGCCGTTTGAACATCCCAGCAGGTATGAGTATGAGGGCGCCTTATTGTAATATTTTTCCACCACCTCTTTGGCTTTTGGGGTAACTGTTCCCAGTGCATTATATGCGTAGTCTATGCGGGCCTGCTGGTCAAGGCCAAAGGAGCCATCCATCCAGTCACTGCGATGGCCGCCGTCTGTTGAAACAACTGCAAAACCGCGTGCCAGGGCAGAGGGCCTTACCGAGCCAAAGATATCACCCAGGGCAGGGGCAAGCCTGCCGTCAAGCCCTCCGCCTCCATGAAAGACAAACCGGCCATTCCACTTTACTGGCATTCTGAGATCAAACCCGATCCCGAACCTGCGACCGCCCTGACCGATCCTGGGGTTGATCATCCCCTGAACAAGACAGTGTTCAGGAAGCAGTTCACCCTTATCATCCACAATACCGCTTCCATCAGCGGCAGGCGCAGGGCCAGCCGGGACTATCTCTGCCTTTTCGATAACGAAATCAGGAGTGGCAAGAGCTGATATAGTTGCACAGCGTGATGTGTTTGCATTTATATCCTCCCCTAATACTGAACTTACCGGGAGAAGAGCTGCAGGCAACAGATAAATGAATGCCTTTACTGCAAAGGCCTTTATCAAGCTGTTATTTAAAAAAAATGATTTGAAATGCATATGAACACCCTCCTGTTTGAATGGTCAATTCGCAGAAGAAACAGTTTCGATTACGAACAATACTGATAATGCAGATTATTGGTGCTGTCAAATATAAAATACCTGTTAAAAAGGGAATTATTTTTCATGGGAGTCAACTATTAACTTGACACAAAAAGGGTATCAGCCTATCGTCGAATTTCTTCAAATACTTGCACCTCACATCATAAAAGGATCAGGATGGATAAAGAGATAAAGGATATTATAACTGTAATGGAAAAACTGGATGGGATATTATTCTCCAGGTTCCAGCGCATCGGAAAGCGCCTCAGCATGAAGGACCCTTTCAGTGAGCTTACAAATACCCAGATGCAGGCAGTTTTCAAGATAGGCAAAATCCAGCCATGCACCCTGTCTGATGTGGCAAAGACCCTGAGGATCTCCAAATCTTCGGCCTCAACCCTGGTTGAAAGGATGGTGGTAAAGGGTGTGCTTGAGAGAAAGCAGGACCCTGATAACAGGAGGCGTGTTTTGATTACTGTGACAAGGCAGGTAAACAGTTTTCAGAAGACAATTGATGCGGAACTTATCAAGGAATTAAAAAAGATCGCTACTAATATGCCCCGTGCAGATTTCAATAAATGGGTTGAGGCAAACAGGGCGATTGACCTGGCAGTAGATGCTGTCTACGGGTCATTGATCAAAGGCATATCAAAATAAATTAAATCCGCGGTTAATAGATATTGTATTTGTCTTTAAGCCTTGCAAGCCTTTTTATATATTCGGGATAAAACATGAAACCGGTTTTTCCTGAGATATCACCATGCACAAGCCTTATATATGGCCTTATATCTATGCCATATGGGTTTTGTTTTGTGTCATTTGCCCTGTCCAGGATAAGGAGGCTGTAGTAACTCGTGAGTATCCTTATCTTTGAATCCCTTCGCATAAGGTAGGTTCTACCGCCGATAGTATTAAGGAAAAAGCCTGCATATTCATATAATGCCTGTTGAGAAGGACGCCCTTTTAACCCTGAATTATTACTGTGCATGTACCAGAGGAAAAAATCTCTCATGGTGGATTCCATATCTTTATTTTCATATGAAAGAACATCCCTGATAAGGGAGATGCCTTCAACACCAAGAAGCCTGTAAAAATGGGCTATGTTCATGAACATGCTGTTTAGTGACTCTGTCTCGTTAACAAGCAGGGGAGGCATTTCAGAAATCTTTACTATTGTTTCCTCGTATACCTCATATGTGCCCCTGCCAAGCCTGTACTCCTTTATATATTCCTGTTTATCAAGGTGTACAAAAAAGGCGGCAATACGACGCTCCACCTCTGAAACAGAGATTGTTGCTTCAGAGCCTTCATCTGGTAAATAATCGGACTGTTCAACCGATTCATGTATCTCTTCTTCAGGGGGGATTTCTGTCTCCCCTGAGAGCCTTGAAATGGTTTTTTCAAGTGAGTTAATCCTGTTCCTGAGCTTGTCATTTTTTCCGGACCACTCCAAATTTTTCTTTTCAAGCGAGTCAAGGTCCTTTTTATGTCTTGACTCAACCATCCTGTAACCTGTAAAGCCTGCTATTACAAGGATTGCAATTATAATAAAATAAAAAAAAGTATGCCCCTTCTTATATGTAACTGGCCTTTTCCTTTTTCTGTTTAGAGGTTCCATCATTTAAGACTCGATAACAGGTTAAAGATTGTGATATGATGCCGGAAACACAACAGGATCTTCCGCCATCTTTTTTAGCGGTCATTTCTACCATGAACAGGTTGTTGCAGGCAAATAATTTTGCATGGTGCGCATCCTGAAAAGGCAAATTTTGCATGGATATTAATTAGTGTCCATCCAAAAACTGTCGTTTTTGGATTCAAGCGGTCAGCCATCAGCGTTCAGCTTTCAGCAAAAGGCTTTCAAATTAAAGAGTTAGCTGACAGCTGATCGCTGACTGCTGAAAGCTTCATCCGGAATTTGCTTCTTTCTGAATGGACACTAATTAATATTTAACCTTGAATCATTTTTGTTAGAAATATATGCTGTTATCTGTTACAAAAAAGGAAATGCGAATGGAGAAATTTATGTCTAAGGATAACAAAAGGGTCAGCCCTTACCCCAATGCACATGAAGAAGTGAAGGCTGCAAGAAATGTCGCTGATACACCCCAGACCAGCTCTGCGTCATATAAACTGTCATACCTTGATGAAGAATTCATACTGCGTGATGAATTAAGGCCGGTCAGGCTCCAGCTTGAGCTGTTAAAGCCTGAGTTGATACAACAGGAATTGGGTGTAGAGTCAACTGTAGTTATGTTCGGGAGCGCAAGGACCCCTGATCATGAATCTGCATCAAAGGCGCTTGAAGAGGTAGAAGAGGAGCTGAAATCAAACCCTGAAGATATAAAGCTGCTTGAAAAACATAAGGCAGCACACAGGAGGGTTAAAAACAGCTTTTACTATGAGGAGGCCAGAAAGCTCGCCAGGATGATTTCATGCACCTGCCAGGATGCAGAAAAACGAACCTATGTTATTACAACCGGGGGAGGCAGGGGCATAATGGAGGCGGCCAACAGGGGCGCATATGAAACAGGCGCAAAGAGCATCGGGCTCAATATTATTCTCCCATTTGAACAGCGGCCAAATGAGTATATCACCCCTGAACTCTGCTTCCAGTTCCACTATTTTGCAATAAGAAAGATGCACTTTCTTATGAGGGCAAAGGCATTGATCGTCTTTCCGGGTGGTTTTGGCACAATGGATGAACTCTTTGAGACACTCACACTTGTTCAGACAAAAAAGATAAAACCCATACCGATCCTCCTCTTTGGAAGGGATTACTGGAAGAGGCTGATTGACTTTGAGATGTTTGTTGAAGAGGGCACCATCTCACCTGAAGACCTTCATCTTTTCAAGTATGTTGAATCTGCTGAAGAGGCATGGGCGCTATTAAGAGCGCTTGATCCTGATCTGAAGAACGGCGCAAATTCAGAAGGAGAACAGTAATGATATATACAGTAACACTCAATCCTGCCCTTGACAGGGCTGTCAATGTGGAAAGGCTCATGGATGACGATACCATAAGGGTCATATCAGAAAAACA
Protein-coding regions in this window:
- a CDS encoding nuclear transport factor 2 family protein, producing the protein MKKFNLLIITAIALSLMFIIACNQKDTKTVSYAEDRAQIEDLQARYLFALDFFDLDTYVSTFTEDGELDIVEYKVKGRDAIRKAIEESRAVFDHSASTATGRHNITNIVIKVEGEKAYGRSYWFHYSNDNPEKKAVFDGYGHYEDEMVKVNGQWLFSKRVIYNEGVEKWMGPTKNPAW
- a CDS encoding tannase/feruloyl esterase family alpha/beta hydrolase, translated to MHFKSFFLNNSLIKAFAVKAFIYLLPAALLPVSSVLGEDINANTSRCATISALATPDFVIEKAEIVPAGPAPAADGSGIVDDKGELLPEHCLVQGMINPRIGQGGRRFGIGFDLRMPVKWNGRFVFHGGGGLDGRLAPALGDIFGSVRPSALARGFAVVSTDGGHRSDWMDGSFGLDQQARIDYAYNALGTVTPKAKEVVEKYYNKAPSYSYLLGCSNGGRQGLMASQRFPLYFDGIVAGDPSIRFSRIAVDQMWNLQVAARISPKDEKGRPIISRAFSDDDLRLVADSVLKHCDALDGLADGIINDWQACDYDLGVLTCKVDKTDKCLSSAQVEALRDIYSGPRTGKGEQLYGAYNYDTGIADPIWRAMHFGSSGTGEWDAADATLGLENMKYYQLTPPEPDLDPLDFDFDRDVARTRHTGAMSDADSTFLSTFARHGKMIVYNGLSDQGMASSVLANWYDEAIMVNGDAIMDSVRLFFIPGMCHCDGGKATDRFDMLDAIMAWVEDGRAPDRIIATGKTFPGVTRPLCPYPLVARYRGGDTNNADSFVCTK
- a CDS encoding winged helix-turn-helix transcriptional regulator gives rise to the protein MDKEIKDIITVMEKLDGILFSRFQRIGKRLSMKDPFSELTNTQMQAVFKIGKIQPCTLSDVAKTLRISKSSASTLVERMVVKGVLERKQDPDNRRRVLITVTRQVNSFQKTIDAELIKELKKIATNMPRADFNKWVEANRAIDLAVDAVYGSLIKGISK
- a CDS encoding TIGR00730 family Rossman fold protein, coding for MSKDNKRVSPYPNAHEEVKAARNVADTPQTSSASYKLSYLDEEFILRDELRPVRLQLELLKPELIQQELGVESTVVMFGSARTPDHESASKALEEVEEELKSNPEDIKLLEKHKAAHRRVKNSFYYEEARKLARMISCTCQDAEKRTYVITTGGGRGIMEAANRGAYETGAKSIGLNIILPFEQRPNEYITPELCFQFHYFAIRKMHFLMRAKALIVFPGGFGTMDELFETLTLVQTKKIKPIPILLFGRDYWKRLIDFEMFVEEGTISPEDLHLFKYVESAEEAWALLRALDPDLKNGANSEGEQ